A part of Bosea sp. (in: a-proteobacteria) genomic DNA contains:
- the bfr gene encoding bacterioferritin has product MKGDSKVIEYLNRGLRSELTAISQYWLHYRLLDNWGLGTLARKWREESVEEMQHADRFVDRILFLEGHPNMQVLDPLRIGQNVTEVLEADLRAEVEARALYQEAAAYCQSINDHPSKKLFEELMADEEGHIDFLETQLELVKRLGEPLYMQAHLGGLGEGGTPGLRAEG; this is encoded by the coding sequence ATGAAGGGCGACAGCAAGGTCATCGAGTATCTCAACCGCGGCTTGCGCAGCGAACTCACCGCCATTAGCCAGTACTGGCTGCATTACCGGCTGCTGGACAATTGGGGCCTCGGCACGCTCGCCAGGAAATGGCGCGAGGAATCCGTCGAGGAAATGCAGCATGCCGACCGCTTCGTGGATCGCATCCTCTTTCTGGAGGGGCACCCCAACATGCAGGTGCTGGACCCGCTGCGAATTGGCCAGAACGTCACCGAAGTGCTGGAGGCGGATCTCAGGGCCGAGGTCGAGGCGCGCGCGCTTTATCAGGAGGCCGCAGCCTATTGCCAGTCGATCAATGACCACCCGTCAAAGAAGCTGTTCGAGGAACTGATGGCGGACGAGGAAGGGCATATCGATTTTCTCGAGACGCAGCTCGAACTGGTGAAAAGGCTTGGCGAGCCGCTTTACATGCAGGCGCATCTGGGCGGCCTTGGCGAAGGCGGCACGCCCGGCCTGCGCGCAGAAGGCTGA
- a CDS encoding MBL fold metallo-hydrolase produces MTHHAAFPGEGQLSAPELVFWGVRGSVAVPGPDTVVYGGNTACIEVINANSRLIVDAGTGIVALGKQGGWAGDEPIHILLTHLHHDHVQGLPFFAPAYRKDREIHLWCGNLDGDDPAGMLERMFAPPLFPLRLTDAPARILFHGFRAGETLEIGSERIRTALLDHPSGATGYRFDGPGGSAAIITDIEHHAGGPAPDVVGLCEGVDTLVYDMMLEACDYGACKGWGHSTAEAAIALADAAGARRLVGFHHSPGHCDTAMTRRERHLQEARAGSLMAREGLRLVCAPSAVDGAAVVTR; encoded by the coding sequence GTGACCCATCACGCAGCGTTCCCCGGCGAAGGACAGCTCAGCGCGCCGGAACTTGTGTTCTGGGGCGTGCGCGGCTCCGTCGCCGTGCCGGGGCCAGACACGGTGGTCTATGGCGGCAACACCGCCTGCATCGAAGTCATCAACGCGAACAGCCGGCTCATCGTCGATGCCGGCACGGGAATCGTTGCGCTGGGCAAGCAGGGCGGCTGGGCCGGCGACGAGCCGATCCATATCCTGCTGACCCACCTGCACCACGACCACGTGCAGGGCCTGCCCTTCTTCGCGCCGGCTTATCGGAAGGATCGCGAGATCCATCTCTGGTGCGGCAACCTCGACGGCGACGATCCGGCCGGAATGCTCGAACGCATGTTCGCGCCCCCGCTCTTCCCCTTGCGCCTGACCGATGCACCGGCGCGCATCCTCTTCCACGGATTCCGCGCCGGCGAAACTCTGGAGATCGGCTCCGAGCGCATCCGAACTGCGCTGCTCGATCACCCCTCCGGCGCCACCGGCTATCGCTTCGACGGCCCTGGCGGCTCCGCAGCGATCATTACCGACATCGAGCACCACGCAGGCGGCCCCGCGCCGGATGTTGTGGGGCTGTGCGAGGGTGTGGACACGCTCGTCTACGACATGATGCTGGAGGCCTGCGATTATGGCGCGTGCAAGGGCTGGGGCCATTCGACCGCAGAGGCCGCCATCGCTCTGGCGGACGCCGCCGGCGCTCGGCGCCTTGTGGGCTTCCATCATTCGCCCGGCCATTGCGACACGGCCATGACCCGCCGGGAGCGTCACCTTCAGGAGGCCCGCGCCGGGTCGCTGATGGCGCGAGAGGGGCTGAGGCTGGTCTGCGCCCCCTCCGCCGTGGACGGCGCTGCGGTCGTCACCCGGTAA
- a CDS encoding trypsin-like peptidase domain-containing protein codes for MALLAAAASLGASPARAVLMEPDRRVESSGLHSATGHVSCGSGSGTAQLVGSGGTIVTAAHVLFGRNGLRADSRNCRFEIIVDGARLTAPIDVTRVRAGTSDPYKAHASHDWAVARLAAPLRGVAPYNLGAMPSPGQSVTLVSGRTLGQTGSVMRESCQVRALRRAEGGNEVMIDCSAQAGDSGAALFDRAGRVTAVYVGFRSTAPQLRQSFSTEHYNFAVAVSASMRAALAELSQ; via the coding sequence ATGGCCCTGCTGGCGGCTGCCGCATCCCTTGGAGCGTCGCCCGCCCGGGCCGTGCTGATGGAGCCGGACCGGCGCGTGGAAAGCTCCGGGCTTCATAGCGCCACAGGCCATGTCTCCTGCGGGTCGGGCTCCGGCACGGCGCAGCTTGTCGGCTCGGGCGGCACCATCGTGACTGCGGCGCATGTCCTGTTCGGGCGCAATGGCCTGAGGGCGGATTCGCGCAATTGCCGCTTCGAAATCATCGTGGACGGCGCGCGCCTGACCGCCCCCATCGATGTCACGCGCGTACGGGCCGGCACATCGGACCCCTACAAGGCGCACGCCTCGCATGATTGGGCGGTGGCGCGGCTGGCGGCGCCGTTGCGGGGCGTCGCGCCGTATAACCTGGGCGCCATGCCAAGCCCCGGCCAGAGCGTGACGCTGGTGAGCGGGCGCACGCTCGGCCAGACGGGCTCCGTCATGCGCGAGAGCTGCCAGGTGCGGGCCCTGCGCCGGGCGGAAGGCGGCAACGAGGTGATGATCGACTGCAGCGCCCAGGCCGGGGATTCAGGCGCCGCCCTGTTCGACCGGGCCGGCCGCGTGACGGCTGTCTATGTCGGGTTTCGCAGCACCGCGCCGCAGCTGCGTCAGTCGTTCTCGACCGAACACTACAACTTCGCCGTGGCGGTCTCCGCATCCATGCGGGCGGCGCTGGCGGAACTGTCGCAGTGA
- a CDS encoding Crp/Fnr family transcriptional regulator: protein MTASAPDLDDIQLFKDAEPDILRRYAGRERWASYEPGSLVVDFDDVSTDVFFIVTGAVRAVVRTAGGREVILGDLGAGQVFGEMSAIDEAPRSASISVLNRASVARMAGPAFMELATHSPIIARRLMHILAERVRLGNGRLVEHSSLTIRYRLFAELLREAKPRKGGGDELIISPPPTQQILAGRIGGRREAVSREIADLLRREILERTPAALVIRKPQWLRDAIERELQD from the coding sequence ATGACCGCGAGCGCGCCGGACCTCGATGACATCCAGCTGTTCAAGGATGCGGAGCCGGACATCCTGCGTCGCTATGCCGGCCGCGAGCGCTGGGCCAGCTATGAGCCCGGCTCGCTCGTCGTCGATTTCGACGATGTCTCGACCGATGTCTTCTTCATCGTCACGGGCGCGGTCCGTGCCGTGGTGCGCACTGCGGGCGGGCGGGAGGTGATTTTGGGCGATCTCGGCGCCGGCCAGGTCTTCGGCGAGATGTCGGCGATCGATGAGGCGCCGCGTTCCGCCAGCATATCGGTCCTCAACCGCGCCAGCGTTGCCCGTATGGCCGGGCCCGCCTTCATGGAACTGGCCACCCATTCGCCCATCATCGCCCGGCGGCTGATGCACATACTGGCCGAACGCGTGCGCCTCGGCAATGGCCGGCTGGTGGAGCACTCGTCGCTCACCATCCGCTATCGCCTTTTCGCAGAACTGCTGCGCGAGGCGAAGCCCCGCAAGGGCGGCGGTGACGAACTCATCATCAGCCCGCCGCCGACGCAGCAGATTCTCGCCGGGCGCATCGGCGGCCGGCGGGAAGCGGTGTCGCGGGAAATCGCCGACCTGCTGCGACGCGAAATCCTGGAGCGGACGCCGGCGGCGCTGGTGATCCGCAAGCCGCAATGGCTGCGCGACGCGATCGAGCGGGAACTGCAGGATTGA
- a CDS encoding GntR family transcriptional regulator produces the protein MSAATPDHEPALATARSPASLLGQSTYERLRGMILSGTLPIGSGLNEKRLAERLGVSRTPVREAMTRLMSEGLITREAGGAPTVRRISIHEIVEILHMRRLLEVEAAGMAATRGGSAGLAALRERFVAFRDGPPPAVEDHVGADDRLHGLLAEMAGSRLLASLISDLRLKTRIFDTRLVPERLRPGAVEHLAIIDAVLAGNVPAAEDAMRTHVGNVRASVLSHLDALFR, from the coding sequence ATGTCCGCCGCGACGCCCGACCATGAACCCGCCCTGGCAACAGCGCGCTCGCCGGCCTCGCTGCTGGGCCAGTCAACCTATGAGCGCCTGCGCGGCATGATCCTCAGCGGCACGCTTCCCATCGGCTCAGGCCTGAACGAGAAGCGCCTTGCCGAGCGGCTGGGCGTATCGCGTACGCCGGTGCGCGAGGCCATGACCCGCCTGATGAGCGAGGGCCTGATCACGCGCGAAGCGGGCGGCGCGCCGACCGTTCGCCGCATCTCCATCCACGAGATCGTCGAGATCCTGCACATGCGCCGCCTGCTCGAGGTCGAGGCGGCCGGCATGGCCGCCACGCGCGGGGGCTCGGCCGGGCTCGCCGCCTTGCGTGAACGCTTCGTCGCCTTTCGGGATGGCCCGCCGCCTGCGGTGGAGGACCACGTCGGAGCCGATGATCGGCTTCATGGCCTGCTCGCCGAGATGGCGGGGTCGCGCCTTCTCGCCAGCCTGATCAGCGACCTGCGGCTCAAGACCCGCATCTTCGACACCCGCCTCGTGCCCGAACGTCTGCGCCCCGGAGCGGTGGAGCATCTGGCCATCATCGACGCCGTGCTGGCAGGCAACGTGCCCGCAGCGGAAGATGCGATGCGCACGCATGTCGGCAATGTCAGGGCGAGCGTGCTGTCCCATCTCGACGCCCTGTTCCGCTGA
- a CDS encoding ABC transporter permease, whose amino-acid sequence MAGHADEAAAIGGGKSAAVAAWDAQNSARRRLILVGRIVVGVVFVSFWEYASGRLIDKLFVSSPSAVSSRLWKWLLEGSLWNHLSITLYATALGFIIGSLVGFVLGLLFGRFQTVADIFDPYITALYSIPKIALAPLFIIWFGIGIESKVAVSASIVFFVVFLNTYAGVRDVNPIFVHATRIMGGNELDVLRHVMIPSAASWVITGLKVSVPYALVGTVIGEFMSSNRGIGFIIAQATGLFDTTSVFAGLVLLGVVGAIINVALRHAETWLLRWKAAN is encoded by the coding sequence ATGGCGGGTCATGCAGACGAGGCCGCAGCGATCGGCGGGGGTAAATCGGCGGCAGTTGCGGCCTGGGATGCGCAGAACAGCGCGCGGCGCCGGTTGATCCTGGTCGGCCGCATCGTGGTGGGCGTCGTCTTCGTCTCCTTCTGGGAGTATGCGTCGGGGCGGCTCATCGACAAGCTGTTCGTGTCATCACCGTCCGCCGTGTCGTCCCGGCTGTGGAAGTGGCTGCTCGAGGGCAGCCTGTGGAACCATCTGTCGATCACGCTCTATGCGACGGCGCTCGGCTTCATCATCGGATCGCTGGTAGGCTTCGTCCTTGGCCTCCTGTTCGGGCGGTTCCAGACAGTGGCCGACATCTTCGACCCCTACATCACGGCGCTCTATTCGATCCCGAAGATCGCTCTTGCGCCCCTGTTCATCATCTGGTTCGGCATCGGCATCGAATCCAAGGTCGCGGTCTCCGCCTCGATCGTGTTCTTCGTGGTGTTCCTCAACACTTATGCCGGCGTGCGCGACGTGAACCCGATCTTCGTGCATGCGACGCGCATCATGGGCGGCAACGAACTGGATGTGCTGCGCCATGTCATGATTCCGTCGGCAGCTTCGTGGGTCATCACCGGGCTGAAGGTCTCGGTGCCTTATGCGCTGGTCGGCACCGTGATCGGCGAGTTCATGTCGTCCAACCGCGGCATCGGCTTCATCATTGCGCAGGCGACCGGGCTTTTCGACACAACCTCGGTCTTCGCGGGGCTTGTGCTCCTTGGCGTCGTGGGCGCGATCATCAATGTCGCGCTGCGTCATGCCGAGACGTGGCTGCTCCGATGGAAGGCTGCGAACTGA
- a CDS encoding ABC transporter ATP-binding protein, translating into MSIVIRGAAKRYVSRGREVRALDPVDLDIKAGEFIAFVGPSGCGKSTLLNMVAGILPMTGGTISHDGKPVSGINRAVGYMTQVDSVLPWHTVFDNVELPLKFRGVPAAERRRRVMEMLAQVNLTGFENSFPIELSGGMRKRVALAQVLVYDPSTLLMDEPFGALDAQLKLMMQAQLLAIWQSTGKTVVFVTHDLAEAVTLASRVVVFSGRPGRIKAIETVPLAYPRDPFKVRFNPRFETAYGTLWAALAPEIAKGEAI; encoded by the coding sequence ATGAGCATCGTCATCCGCGGAGCGGCCAAGCGGTACGTGAGCCGCGGACGCGAAGTCCGCGCGCTCGATCCCGTCGATCTGGACATCAAGGCCGGGGAATTCATCGCCTTCGTCGGCCCGTCCGGTTGCGGCAAGTCCACCTTGCTCAACATGGTTGCGGGCATCCTGCCGATGACAGGCGGCACCATCAGCCATGATGGCAAGCCTGTCAGCGGCATCAACCGCGCCGTCGGATACATGACTCAGGTCGACTCGGTGCTGCCCTGGCACACGGTGTTCGACAATGTCGAATTGCCGCTCAAGTTCCGGGGCGTTCCGGCTGCCGAGCGTCGCCGGCGCGTCATGGAGATGCTGGCGCAGGTCAACCTCACGGGCTTCGAGAACAGCTTTCCGATCGAGCTTTCGGGCGGCATGCGCAAGCGCGTCGCACTCGCGCAGGTGCTGGTGTATGATCCCTCGACCTTGCTGATGGATGAGCCGTTTGGCGCGCTTGATGCGCAGCTGAAGCTGATGATGCAGGCGCAGTTGCTCGCGATCTGGCAATCGACCGGCAAGACAGTCGTGTTCGTGACCCATGATCTTGCCGAGGCGGTCACGCTGGCCAGCCGAGTGGTCGTGTTCTCCGGCAGACCCGGCCGGATCAAGGCCATCGAGACAGTGCCGCTCGCCTATCCGCGCGACCCTTTCAAGGTGCGCTTCAATCCCCGGTTCGAGACGGCCTACGGAACGCTCTGGGCAGCGCTCGCGCCCGAGATCGCCAAGGGGGAGGCCATCTGA
- a CDS encoding ABC transporter substrate-binding protein → MLSRRNLVVASGAALLAPAFSHRVFAQTAIPDLQTMRSTAKSWLWAAEDYASAGGFFEKARVKVVSNASNRGTNIAALAGSGVDVVLGDPGEAMRGKGSGMAIKTFIQTVNKYASNVVIKKSVLERLGVNEASPVERKIAAMKGLRLGTTGPGAAPDSLFRWLAVSGGMNPNTDMRLVTIQGGGPGMLAGLQQDVIDGFCLSSPTSDLAVQSRDCAYLFNMALNPPPYFQNYLYICASTSEATLRNADKREALVRYSHGISMALKSINSERAKLKEWADKWFEGLPPEIAQVSFDINSKIFFTDPTPQSTLFANNVDFINTVNKTMSADLIPASLTFETQFDTSVAREGVARG, encoded by the coding sequence ATGCTGTCACGTCGTAATCTGGTTGTTGCATCAGGGGCCGCGCTGCTCGCTCCGGCCTTTTCCCATCGCGTATTCGCCCAGACGGCCATTCCCGATTTGCAAACGATGCGCTCCACGGCGAAATCCTGGCTCTGGGCTGCGGAAGATTACGCCAGCGCAGGAGGCTTCTTCGAGAAGGCCAGGGTCAAGGTCGTCTCCAACGCCTCAAATCGCGGCACCAACATCGCTGCGCTCGCAGGCAGCGGCGTCGATGTCGTGCTTGGCGATCCTGGCGAGGCCATGCGCGGCAAGGGCTCGGGCATGGCGATCAAGACCTTCATCCAGACGGTCAACAAGTATGCCTCGAATGTCGTGATCAAGAAGTCCGTGCTGGAGCGGCTCGGCGTGAACGAGGCCTCGCCCGTCGAGCGCAAGATCGCGGCGATGAAGGGGCTGCGGCTCGGCACGACCGGTCCCGGCGCAGCGCCTGATTCCCTGTTCCGCTGGCTCGCCGTTTCGGGCGGCATGAACCCCAACACGGACATGCGCCTCGTCACCATCCAGGGTGGCGGGCCGGGCATGCTCGCCGGCCTGCAGCAGGACGTGATCGATGGCTTCTGCCTGTCCTCGCCCACCTCCGACCTCGCCGTGCAGTCCCGTGATTGCGCCTATCTGTTCAACATGGCGCTGAATCCGCCGCCCTACTTCCAGAACTATCTCTACATCTGCGCTTCGACCTCTGAGGCCACGCTGCGCAACGCCGACAAGCGCGAGGCGCTCGTGCGCTACAGCCACGGCATCTCGATGGCGCTGAAGTCGATCAACTCCGAGCGCGCCAAGCTCAAGGAATGGGCTGACAAGTGGTTCGAGGGCCTGCCGCCCGAGATCGCCCAGGTGTCCTTCGACATCAACTCGAAGATATTCTTCACCGATCCAACCCCGCAGTCGACTCTGTTCGCCAACAATGTCGACTTCATCAACACGGTGAACAAGACGATGAGCGCCGACCTCATCCCTGCCTCTCTCACATTCGAGACGCAGTTCGACACGTCTGTGGCGCGAGAGGGCGTGGCGCGCGGCTGA
- a CDS encoding NAD(P)-binding protein produces the protein MREADFIVVGAGAAGAVLAARLSEDPHVSVLLLEAGGKARGPLFSVPLMTGVLLRSRIANWSYVTEPQAQLGARRIRWPRGKGLGGSTAINGMVYMRGLPSDFDGWAQAGLQGWDWASVQPSFLRSESNPEGDPQWHGRGGPLRVSRRPLGHPLFNAFLEGASAAGHPRTDDFNGPAPEGAGPYDFTIAAGRRASTARAFLDPALGRPNLEVATRAFVTRVAIENGRAVGVMLADQGRERLVRARREVILSGGTVNSPQMLLLSGIGPAEQLRQHGVAVVADLPGVGRNLQDHLLIRVMHATDAPDTIDRLRRFDRAALAGLRAWMFGAGPAASFPIEVGGLLRSRPELDLPDLQASFMPGLSSATIRLPFAGMSRTTDPGTGFFANIFQMRPSSRGEITLASPDPRQAPRIQPNYLSAMPDRIVLREGVKRLREIFATAPFDTFRGAELAPGPHLRSDAEIDRFITQTAESVYHPVGTCRMGAGQDPGAVVDGSLRVRGVDGLRIVDASVMPSITSSNTAAPTIMIAERAAGMIAPKP, from the coding sequence ATGCGCGAAGCGGATTTCATCGTTGTCGGGGCCGGCGCGGCAGGCGCCGTGCTTGCCGCTCGGCTCTCCGAAGACCCGCATGTGTCCGTCCTGCTGCTTGAGGCGGGAGGCAAGGCGCGAGGGCCGCTCTTCTCGGTGCCGTTGATGACAGGCGTGCTGCTGCGCAGCAGGATCGCGAACTGGTCCTACGTCACCGAGCCGCAAGCGCAGCTTGGCGCCAGGCGCATCCGCTGGCCGCGCGGCAAGGGCCTCGGCGGCTCCACCGCGATCAACGGCATGGTCTACATGCGCGGATTGCCTTCCGATTTCGACGGCTGGGCGCAGGCCGGCCTGCAGGGCTGGGACTGGGCCTCGGTGCAGCCGAGCTTCCTGCGCAGCGAGAGCAACCCTGAGGGCGACCCGCAATGGCACGGGCGTGGCGGTCCGCTCCGTGTCTCTCGCCGCCCGCTGGGCCACCCGTTGTTCAACGCCTTTCTCGAGGGCGCTTCAGCGGCTGGACATCCGCGCACCGACGACTTCAACGGACCTGCCCCCGAGGGCGCAGGCCCCTATGACTTCACCATCGCGGCAGGCCGCCGCGCCAGCACGGCACGGGCCTTCCTCGACCCGGCCCTGGGTCGGCCTAACCTTGAGGTCGCCACCCGCGCTTTCGTGACGCGCGTCGCGATCGAGAACGGGCGGGCCGTCGGCGTGATGCTGGCGGATCAAGGCCGCGAGCGGCTGGTGCGCGCGCGGCGTGAGGTGATCCTGTCCGGCGGGACTGTCAACTCGCCGCAGATGCTGCTGCTGTCGGGCATCGGGCCGGCCGAGCAGTTGCGCCAGCACGGCGTTGCGGTCGTGGCGGACCTGCCCGGCGTCGGGCGGAACCTTCAGGATCACCTGCTCATCCGGGTGATGCACGCCACGGACGCGCCGGACACGATCGACCGGCTACGGCGCTTCGATCGCGCGGCGCTGGCGGGCCTGCGGGCCTGGATGTTCGGCGCCGGCCCCGCCGCCAGCTTCCCCATCGAGGTCGGCGGCCTGTTGCGGTCCCGGCCAGAACTCGACCTGCCCGACCTGCAGGCCAGCTTCATGCCCGGCCTGTCGAGCGCGACGATTCGCCTGCCCTTCGCGGGCATGAGCCGCACCACCGATCCCGGTACGGGCTTCTTCGCGAACATCTTCCAGATGCGCCCGTCGAGCCGGGGCGAGATCACGCTTGCATCGCCTGATCCCCGACAGGCGCCGCGCATCCAGCCCAACTATTTGTCGGCCATGCCTGATCGCATCGTGCTGCGTGAAGGCGTGAAGCGCCTGCGGGAGATTTTCGCCACGGCGCCCTTCGACACCTTCCGGGGCGCCGAACTCGCGCCGGGCCCGCATCTGCGCAGCGATGCCGAGATCGACCGTTTCATCACGCAGACGGCCGAAAGCGTCTACCACCCGGTGGGCACCTGCCGGATGGGCGCCGGCCAAGATCCGGGCGCCGTCGTCGATGGCAGCCTTCGCGTGCGCGGGGTCGATGGGCTTCGCATCGTCGACGCCTCCGTCATGCCGAGCATCACCTCGAGCAACACCGCCGCTCCCACCATCATGATTGCCGAGCGTGCAGCCGGCATGATCGCCCCCAAGCCCTGA
- a CDS encoding SDR family oxidoreductase, which produces MMPRSDLSGLRLFVTGAASGIGRALVEQAVADGAGLVALARDAAEAASLQALLPSRHVLVRDLLGAGPEGIVAEAADILGGLDGFAGCAGIFEHLPGLETSRDAWDRTLDLNLSAGFILARDAAGAMLAAARAPGSGSLVLVSSQIGLIGHPRAAAYAASKAGLNGLAKALALELAPDGIRVNAVAPGPIATPMTAVARADVDRHARMIASIPLGRFGEAHEVASVIRFLLSPAASFVTGHVLVVDGGVTAS; this is translated from the coding sequence ATGATGCCCCGCTCCGATCTCTCCGGCCTGCGCCTGTTCGTGACCGGAGCCGCATCGGGCATCGGTCGCGCACTGGTCGAACAGGCCGTCGCGGACGGCGCAGGGCTCGTCGCCCTGGCCCGTGATGCAGCGGAAGCCGCCTCGCTGCAAGCGCTCCTGCCGAGCCGTCATGTGCTTGTGCGAGATCTTCTTGGGGCAGGCCCGGAAGGCATCGTCGCCGAAGCGGCCGATATCCTCGGCGGGCTCGACGGATTCGCGGGCTGCGCCGGCATCTTCGAGCATCTGCCCGGCCTGGAGACGAGCCGCGATGCCTGGGACCGCACCCTGGACCTCAACCTGTCTGCCGGCTTCATCCTCGCACGCGATGCCGCAGGGGCGATGCTCGCCGCCGCCCGCGCTCCAGGCAGCGGCTCGCTGGTGCTGGTGTCCAGCCAGATCGGACTGATCGGCCACCCCCGCGCCGCGGCCTATGCCGCCTCGAAGGCCGGCCTCAATGGTCTGGCCAAGGCGTTGGCGCTGGAGCTCGCGCCCGACGGCATCAGGGTCAACGCGGTCGCGCCGGGCCCCATCGCCACGCCGATGACCGCGGTCGCGCGCGCCGACGTGGACCGCCATGCGCGCATGATCGCCTCGATTCCGCTTGGCCGATTCGGCGAGGCGCACGAGGTCGCGAGCGTCATCCGCTTCCTGCTCTCGCCGGCAGCGAGCTTCGTCACCGGCCATGTGCTCGTGGTCGATGGCGGCGTGACGGCCAGCTGA
- a CDS encoding RNA methyltransferase has translation MSDGGRPFGPRKPFRKRPDGPGQRRGAPGGGAPGGGKPFRGQGPRGPRPPMPLDVTVLYGWHPVAEALRNPDRHHRRLMATENAMIRVREEIGEPPCPVELVRPGEIDRLLTPDAVHQGLYLECDPLEPPGLDSLGRDALVLVLDQITDPHNVGAMLRSAAAFGVDAVIVTVRHSPDATGVLAKSASGALEHVPIIPVRNLGDALLELGKAGFLRIGFDSEAEHPYEAIKLARPLALVMGAEGKGLRQRTLGLCDAVARLDMPGTIRSLNVSNATAIALYAATQRLKMP, from the coding sequence ATGAGCGACGGCGGACGGCCCTTTGGCCCGCGCAAACCCTTCAGAAAACGCCCCGATGGCCCAGGCCAGCGCCGCGGCGCGCCAGGCGGGGGCGCGCCAGGTGGCGGCAAGCCATTCCGGGGCCAAGGCCCGCGCGGGCCGCGCCCGCCCATGCCGCTCGATGTCACGGTTCTCTATGGCTGGCATCCGGTGGCGGAGGCGCTCAGGAACCCAGACCGGCATCACCGCCGCCTGATGGCCACCGAAAACGCGATGATCCGCGTGCGCGAGGAGATCGGCGAGCCGCCCTGCCCGGTCGAGCTTGTCAGGCCCGGCGAGATCGACCGGCTGCTAACCCCCGATGCCGTGCATCAGGGGCTCTATCTGGAATGCGATCCGCTGGAACCACCTGGCCTCGATTCGCTTGGGCGGGATGCCCTGGTGCTCGTGCTCGATCAGATCACCGACCCCCACAATGTCGGCGCCATGCTGCGCTCGGCCGCCGCCTTCGGCGTCGATGCGGTGATCGTCACCGTGCGCCATTCGCCTGACGCCACCGGCGTGCTGGCCAAGAGCGCCTCGGGCGCGCTGGAGCATGTGCCGATCATCCCTGTGCGAAACCTCGGCGACGCGCTGCTGGAACTGGGCAAGGCCGGGTTCCTGCGCATCGGCTTCGATTCGGAAGCCGAGCATCCTTATGAAGCCATCAAGCTCGCCCGGCCGCTCGCGCTTGTGATGGGCGCGGAGGGCAAGGGCCTGCGCCAGCGAACGCTGGGCCTGTGCGATGCCGTGGCGCGCCTCGATATGCCCGGCACGATCAGGAGCCTTAATGTCTCGAACGCCACGGCCATTGCGCTCTATGCTGCGACCCAGCGCCTGAAGATGCCCTGA